In the Trichoderma atroviride chromosome 4, complete sequence genome, AACTGCCCCTCTGCTTTGGCGCCCCGCCCAAAGCTGCCTCAACTCCTAATAGACCTCCCCCCTGTATGCGGTGTACGTCAACGCTCCCCGAAAGAAAGCGCTGGCTGTTTCCCGAGATCGCTTCAGATCAGATACCAGAGCTAAGAAATACAACATGTCACACATCGAGACTGTTTCCGCCTTTGTGGAGGGAGCCCCTCCTGGAGAGGTAAAGCTGCGCCCTATCTCCGTCTATCTATCCACGCGTCATAGCTAACTTCTGATGCTGTCCCATAGCTCGCAGATGTCATTGCCGGTACGAAGCACACCGATTCTAGTTGAGAGATACCGAATCCATCGTTAACGCGCGAACCTACAGACATCAAGGCCCTGACCTCCGAGCCCAACATTGTTGCGGAGCTGACGCCGGCATTCGAGAAGTACAACGAAGAGCAATTTATCACATTGAAGCTGCCGGGAAGCAGTGAGCCGGTACGACCGAGAACAAACAAAGGGAAATGCGTTTTATGGATATCAAGTGGCTAACTTGCTGGGAAAGGTCTTGATCAGCTCACACAATTCTCTGGGCGGTGGACGATACTACGATGTCGAGAGCTCCTCTAGCTTTGAGGTTGACCATGTGTCCCAGGCATGTTGAAAGACGAACAACGATATAGAAAGAGGGGCATGGACTAATTGTAATTATAGAAAGCCAGTGCGGTGCAGAGCCATGTCCTGGAAGGACCACAAGCAGACCTGGCGTGAGTTCTCGGAGACGAATCGACAAAAGCAGGTTCCAAAGTCAGCTAACGGTATGGCAGCAAATCGACGCTGAAAAGCTTAGGATCTTATGTCAAGGAGCACTTCCCCAACGCCTCTCTTGGCGTGTACCCCATTGAATCCGACTCCAAGCTCGCCATTATCGTTGTTGCAAACAAGTACAGCCCTAACAACTTCTGGTACGGGGACAGCCTCAATAACGTCACAGCATCTACGCACAAGTATGGATACTAACAGCTGTCTCGCAGGAATGGCCGATGGAGATCACTATACATCTTTGACCCCAGCTCCGGAAGCCTCGAGGGCTCGATCAAGGTCGACGTGCACTACTACGAAGACGGCAACGTTCGACTGCTCTCCAACAAGCCCACACACGCATCCATCAGCTCTGGCACCGGTGCGGGCATCGCCAAGGAAATTGCATCGACGGAGAAGAAGTACCAAGAAGATCTCAACAAGAGCTTTGTGAGCCTGAGTGAAGGCGCCTTCAAGGGCCTGCGACGACAACTGCCAGTGACGAGACAAAAGATTGAGTGGGACCGCGTGACCGGTTACCGCTTGGGACAGGATATTGGAGGTGGCAGCTCAAAGCGATAATACAGTGGTTGATTGTTTCAAGTGTTTTTTCTAGCCATTTTCAAGGCCATTtaaagaagacgaagctcCAAGATAAAGATGTAgcattgattgattgattaaTAGAGATGCAGGAATGTTATGAGCAATGAACTGAGAGTGTCCTTTGCTAGCTGTATCTGGCTATCTTACCTTGCACATGCTGCCACTTCCCCCCCTGtgcttcctttctcttccgtCTGACTGCATGGAGTGTCCATGGAGTGTGCCTTTTGTCAACTCGGAACTACAAATATTCCCTAATTGGTAAGCACAAGACAATGTTGAATCCGGACTATTATCCTAGACAAAACACTACATATTGGGGGACTGGAGGTAGTTTCTGGGGTAGATAGCGGCTCCATTTCCGAGGTTATCGGAATCAGGAATCGGCATATATGTAGAAATGACTAGAAGAAAATACTGCAGATCTATATAGAAAAAATAGAGGGATATAACAAAGAAggcagcagaaaaaaaaattggctTGAAAGGAGAGTCGCTAGCCGTGAACAAGTCCCGGAGGCGGGAGAGGGGGAAGTGGGAAAGGCCGGACGCTAAGATGAGCCCACTTGCGGCTTTGGGGGTTGTGTACAGTATGGGATGGGTGTGACTGGATCAGATTAGACCGGCGAGGCGTTGCTAATTCTGTATAGTATTGTTGTTATTCTGGCTTATCATGTGCCTCTCTGTGACAATACATACGTGAGCCGAGGTGGAAATAAAAGTTGTTCAGTGCTTGGACGCCGTAGAGGTCCTTGCTGTGGGCGGAAGACCTTAAATTGGAGCAGACTTGTCTTGGTTGCAGTCATTTCCCGGTAGTATAGGCGTGTCTTAGACAGAAGTCGTTACCCCTATAAATCATTGTAGTATTGGCTGGGAGAGTGGGAATATTGTATCATCTCAGTAGACAACATGGAAACAGGGTCGTGTAAGTGGAATCACATACTGTAGAGTACATGCATCCACTGCCAATAGAAGCCATAGTTCTAGTACCGCCCGAATTTTGCAGGTGTTGGAGATCAAAAGGCTCGCACCACACACACTCACAGAGAGTCCGATTTGGTTCAGCTATTTGCCCCGCGTGGCTTATCAAGTGACATTTGCTACGATGGATGAAAAAAGGAAGCTGTACTCGGCAGAATCACAATTGAAGCTGACCCGCGCTGAACCGTTGGGCTAGCCGCGAGGAAAATCAGTCGACGGCCCTCGCACGAGGCGAATCAGAGCAGCCCAGGCGGTAATTTTGcgggcgctgattggccgccAGACCCCTGCGGACCCAACGGATTTGCTGCTTCCGATGGCGCCAGGCTAGCAGGACCAGAAGTTAGAAGGCTAGCTGGCATTTTGGGAGCgacgccatggcagccaatTTGTCGTGGTACCTTTTTCGTACTCGCATCGGcgcttttcttcctctttctttttcccaccgtccctttttctttgacCGACTTTGCTGATTCAAGTCTCCTTCGAGGtgcttttttcctttccttccttttccctcttgcaCAGTCGATTCTCGTTGCAAGCgcattctttttctctttatcTCTCTCCTAATACCAGAAAttagaataaaaaaagcacGTTTGCTTCCAATtcgcccatcatgtccaagGAGTACACCTACCAGGATGTTGCCGAGCACAACACCAAGAAGGACATCTTCGTCGTGATCCACGACAAGGTCTACAACTGCAGCAAGTTCATCGACGAGCACCCGTACGTTCTGCCTGCCTTTCCTGCCAATGCGTCGACCGCTATacccctcctttttttttcttgggcCCCTCAGACAGGAGGGGGAATAGGGAAGCGAATCTCGGAGAAATAACCAATTGCTGACTTTGTGTTCGCTTTCTAGTGGTGGCGAGGAGGTTCTGCTTGATGTCGCCGGCCAGGATGCCACCGAGGCTTTCGAGGATGTCGGCCACAGCGACGAGGCCCGCGAGActctggagcagctgcacgTTGGCGATCTGAAGCGCCAGGTATGCGCTACCCAATACTACTCCTATTCGCGACAcatgtgaaaaaaaaaacgcccaCTAACATTTGCTCTCCAGCCCGGCGACCCTGTCCCCAAAGCCCACACCAACACCTACTCTGCCAACAACGGCTCCACCACCACTGGCGGCGGATTCGGCATCTACAGTGTTGTCGCTATTGGTGGCCTCATCGGCTATCTCGCCTTCCAGTACTTCAaggctgaggccgaggctaAGGGCCAGTCCGCCTAATCGCATCACAACACTATACATAAGAATTTCAACCCACGTTTACAGGATATAGATTAAGCGGAGGGGAGatgcaaaaaaaattgatGATAAATGTACGGGCTAGCGCTTCAGTGCATATGCTAAAAGGGGGACAAGAAATGATACCGCTGGGGAAGGAGATAATTTGTGTCATCTTGGAGTTTATTTTCAACCACGCAATTGTCTTGCGGAGAAGGGATCTGGGATTTTTTAATAAGCGTGGCAAGTATAGATGGCGCGGTGCCTACTATTTTCAGGCACTAGACAATCAGGAGTCATTGTTACGGGAAATAGATGATGCCTTTTACGGGAAATATACGGGGCTAGATATCTATGATAATCAATTTTCGATTGCCAATGCGCGCACCTTTTACGATCACAGTCACATGGATATCCATCCTTTAGGCAGATTGGCGAAATGCGGGGGGAGATAGCAAGATGAGGCACGTCGACATGCCTCGGG is a window encoding:
- a CDS encoding uncharacterized protein (TransMembrane:1 (i75-95o)), with translation METGSSARKISRRPSHEANQSSPGGNFAGADWPPDPCGPNGFAASDGARLAGPEVRRLAGILGATPWQPICRGTFFVLASALFFLFLFPTVPFSLTDFADSSLLRE
- a CDS encoding uncharacterized protein (EggNog:ENOG41~TransMembrane:1 (o106-126i)), whose translation is MSKEYTYQDVAEHNTKKDIFVVIHDKVYNCSKFIDEHPGGEEVLLDVAGQDATEAFEDVGHSDEARETLEQLHVGDLKRQPGDPVPKAHTNTYSANNGSTTTGGGFGIYSVVAIGGLIGYLAFQYFKAEAEAKGQSA